Proteins encoded by one window of Glycine soja cultivar W05 chromosome 15, ASM419377v2, whole genome shotgun sequence:
- the LOC114388553 gene encoding uncharacterized protein LOC114388553, which yields MAEPSSDAATASATRKNKADPGWKYCHSLVEGDTNTIVCNFCGKITKGGITRAKQHLIGKSGNVAACKKTPPNVIEELKEYMATKKSGTTYSTSGSGNMANIRDFEFGEPIGCDGSEEDEFADSCNAAASAKTKCGTKKGPMDKFCKNPENAINRRKMEMLRQMNIRESMDKNEVLKVHQHIARFWYQAGLSFNLIKLKSFENMVAAIGQYGPHLPIPSYHDIRVPLLKKEVEYTENLMKGHREQWVKYGCTIMSDAWTDRKQRCIINFLINSQAGTMFLKSVDGSDFVKTGEKLFELLDAIVEEVGEENVVQVVTDNGSNYVLAGKLLEEKRKHIYWTPCAAHCIDLMLEDIGKLPLIRKTIRRAINLVGFIYAHSSTLSLLRNFTNKRELVRHAITRFATSYLTLERLHKEKANIRKMFTSDEWTLNKLSKEPKGKEAAKVVLMPSFWNSVVYTLKVMAPLVKVLRLVDGERKPAMGYIYEAMDKAKETIMKSFNNNESKYKDVFEIIDKRWNCQLHRPLHAAAHFLNPEFFYDNTDLEFDFEVTNGLFECIKKLIPQFDVQQKILTELHLYKIGADHFGSDFAMAQRKTHSPTYWWRMFGSQTPNLQKLAIKILSLTCSASGCERNWSVFEQIHSKKRNRLEHKRLHDLVFVKYNQQLKQRYNARDEIDPISLNDIDVCNEWLVGEMDQDDDNDAGNDLVFEDDDALNWATVYQASGVGECRMYTRRKKQKTSVAAAQTSKKQAMVVGSSSRKQKAVQENDEDLDVEENIDVESEEEEIMVNFEASDGEEGEGDAPLPYDNNEDDYVGIGEDD from the exons ATGGCTGAACCATCATCCGATGCTGCTACTGCAAGTGCAACGAGGAAAAATAAGGCAGACCCAGGCTGGAAATATTGCCATTCACTAGTGGAAGGAGATACAAACAccattgtttgtaatttttgtgGAAAAATCACTAAGGGAGGAATAACCCGAGCCAAACAACACCTGATTGGGAAGTCGGGCAACGTTGCAGCTTGCAAGAAAACTCCCCCAAATGTAATCGAAGAGTTGAAAGAATATATGGCTACAAAAAAAAGTGGGACCACTTACAGTACTTCTGGTAGTGGTAATATGGCAAATATAAGAGATTTTGAATTTGGTGAACCGATTGGATGTGATGGAAGTGAAGAAGATGAGTTTGCGGACTCTTGTAATGCTGCTGCAAGTGCAAAGACAAAGTGTGGGACTAAAAAAGGACCAATGGACAAATTCTGTAAGAATCCAGAAAATGCAATCAATCGGAGAAAAATGGAGATGCTGAGGCAAATGAACATAAGAGAGTCAATGGATAAGAATGAAGTATTGAAGGTGCATCAACATATTGCTCGCTTTTGGTACCAAGCAGGTTTGTCATTCAACCTCATTAAATTGAAAAGCTTTGAGAACATGGTTGCAGCCATTGGTCAATATGGGCCACATTTGCCCATTCCTAGCTATCATGACATCAGAGTTCCACTCTTGAAGAAGGAAGTTGAATATACTGAAAATTTGATGAAAGGCCATAGGGAGCAATGGGTCAAGTATGGTTGTACTATTATGTCCGATGCATGGACTGATCGGAAACAAAGatgcatcattaattttttgattaacTCTCAAGCTGGTACCATGTTTTTGAAGTCTGTTGATGGCTCTGATTTTGTGAAGACAGGTGAAAAGCTTTTTGAGTTGCTTGATGCCATTGTGGAGGAAGTTGGAGAAGAGAATGTTGTTCAAGTTGTAACCGATAATGGGAGCAACTATGTTTTAGCGGGTAAGTTGTTGGAGGAGAAAAGGAAACATATTTATTGGACTCCTTGTGCAGCTCATTGTATTGATTTGATGCTTGAAGATATTGGGAAGCTTCCCTTGATAAGGAAGACCATTAGAAGGGCAATTAATCTAGTTGGGTTTATCTATGCCCATTCTAGTACCTTAAGTTTGTTGAGAAATTTTACAAACAAGAGGGAATTGGTGAGACATGCTATTACTAGATTTGCCACTTCTTATCTAACCTTGGAAAGGCTTCACAAAGAGAAAGCCAATATTAGAAAAATGTTTACTTCTGATgaatggaccttgaacaagctatCTAAGGAGCCTAAGGGAAAAGAAGCTGCAAAGGTAGTGCTCATGCCTTCTTTTTGGAATAGTGTGGTTTACACTCTTAAAGTCATGGCTCCACTTGTGAAAGTGCTTCGTCTTGTGGATGGTGAAAGGAAACCAGCCATGGGCTATATTTATGAAGCAATGGACAAggcaaaagaaacaattatGAAGTCTTTCAACAACAATGAAAGCAAGTACAAAGATGTGTTTGAAATCATTGATAAAAGATGGAATTGTCAGCTTCATAGGCCATTGCATGCAGCTGCCCACTTCTTAAATCCAGAGTTCTTTTATGACAACACTGACTTAGAGTTTGATTTTGAGGTCACCAATGGTTTGTTTGAGTGCATTAAGAAGTTGATTCCACAATTTGATGTGCAACAGAAAATTCTAACCGAGTTGCATCTTTACAAGATTGGTGCTGACCACTTTGGTTCCGACTTTGCAATGgctcaaaggaaaacccattctcCTA CATATTGGTGGCGAATGTTTGGGTCACAAACTCCAAATTTGCAGAAGCTGGCTATTAAGATTTTGAGTTTGACTTGCAGTGCTTCAGGATGTGAAAGAAATTGGAGTGTGTTTGAGCAA attcattccaaaaaaagaaataggctTGAGCACAAGAGGTTGCATGATTTGGTGTTTGTCAAATACAACCAACAATTGAAGCAAAGATATAATGCAagagatgaaattgatccaatttCTCTTAATGATATTGATGTATGCAATGAATGGCTCGTGGGAGAGATGGAtcaagatgatgataatgatgctggaaatgatttggtatttgaagatgatgatgctcTAAATTGGGCAACTGTGTATCAGGCTTCGGGGGTTGGAGAGTGTAGGATGTATACTAGGCggaaaaagcaaaaaacaagTGTTGCTGCTGCCCAAACTTCTAAAAAACAGGCAATGGTTGTTGGATCTTCATCAAGGAAGCAAAAAGCAGTCCAAGAAAATGATGAGGATCTAGATGTTGAGGAGAATATTGATGTTgaatctgaagaagaagaaatcatggTCAATTTTGAGGCGTCTGATGGggaagagggagagggagatgcTCCATTACCATATGATAACAACGAAGATGATTATGTTGGGATTGGAGAAGATGATTAG